In a genomic window of Nocardiopsis mwathae:
- a CDS encoding ABC transporter permease, which translates to MTAPVRSSAAPDGVSAAEKHADEAASPLGSGLRLFITPAVILLLAGGALLYTWLGDGLGYLDNTELRSLNLDNIARRTSEHLQLSAVATIIVLILAIPLGIAVSRRSMRWSTPIVLGIANIGQSAPPIGVLVLLAASIGIGFWPAVIGLVLYAVLPALRNTMVGLQQVDPALIDAARGIGMPGWRVLLKVELPLALPLILAGIRTTLVLLVGMVGLAIFINAGGLGQIVVAGNSTGRDVTLFIGSLLIALLALLIDWIAGVVNRLVQPKGLT; encoded by the coding sequence ATGACCGCGCCGGTACGGTCCTCGGCCGCCCCCGACGGCGTCAGCGCCGCCGAGAAGCACGCGGACGAAGCAGCCTCACCGCTGGGCAGCGGGCTGCGGCTGTTCATCACCCCCGCGGTGATCCTGCTGCTGGCGGGCGGGGCACTGCTCTACACCTGGCTCGGCGACGGCCTGGGCTACCTCGACAACACCGAGCTGCGCTCGCTCAACCTCGACAACATCGCGCGGCGCACCTCCGAGCACCTCCAGCTCTCCGCGGTGGCGACGATCATCGTGCTCATCCTCGCGATCCCGCTCGGGATCGCGGTCAGCCGCAGAAGCATGCGCTGGTCGACCCCGATCGTGCTGGGCATCGCCAACATCGGGCAGTCGGCGCCGCCCATCGGCGTGCTGGTCCTGCTCGCAGCGAGCATCGGCATCGGCTTCTGGCCGGCCGTCATCGGGCTGGTCCTCTACGCGGTGCTGCCCGCTCTGCGCAACACCATGGTCGGCCTCCAGCAGGTGGACCCCGCGCTGATCGACGCCGCCCGCGGCATCGGCATGCCCGGCTGGCGGGTGCTGCTCAAGGTCGAGCTGCCACTCGCGCTTCCGCTCATCCTCGCGGGCATCCGCACCACCCTGGTACTGCTCGTCGGCATGGTGGGCCTGGCGATCTTCATCAACGCCGGCGGCCTGGGGCAGATCGTCGTCGCCGGGAACAGCACCGGCCGCGACGTGACCCTGTTCATCGGATCGCTGCTGATCGCCCTGCTGGCCCTCCTCATCGACTGGATCGCCGGAGTGGTCAACCGACTCGTTCAACCGAAGGGACTCACCTGA
- a CDS encoding glycine betaine ABC transporter substrate-binding protein, whose translation MRNRTTGIAAATAGLALLATGCGLDGGGGGSVDVEAGSIPTFEELEGQTITVGSKELTEQLILGQIAVQALSAAGADVRDETNIAGSENARRAILNGDIDLMWEYTGTAWLIYEGQEEVIKDSREQYEAIRDRDLEENGMVWIDPPAPMNNTYALVVTQETADTYGLKGISDFLDIPADERSLCVDTEYHDRSDGLAQTREDYGITTDDLSDSDVQTMDSGVVYTSVADGECTVGSAYSTDGRIKALGLKMLEDDRDVFPIYNPAITVKEEFAEEYPMLDEIFGPIAEKLDTETVTALNAQADQDGDDVADVAKEWLVEEGFLKG comes from the coding sequence ATGCGCAACCGCACGACCGGCATCGCCGCCGCCACCGCCGGGCTGGCACTGCTCGCCACCGGATGCGGGCTGGACGGCGGCGGAGGCGGCAGCGTCGACGTGGAGGCCGGTTCCATCCCCACCTTCGAGGAGCTGGAAGGGCAGACCATCACCGTCGGCTCCAAGGAGCTCACCGAGCAGCTCATCCTCGGCCAGATCGCCGTCCAGGCGCTCAGCGCCGCCGGGGCCGACGTCCGCGACGAGACCAACATCGCCGGCAGCGAGAACGCGCGCCGCGCCATACTCAACGGCGACATCGACCTGATGTGGGAGTACACCGGGACGGCCTGGCTCATCTACGAGGGCCAGGAAGAGGTCATCAAGGACTCGCGCGAGCAGTACGAGGCGATCCGCGACCGCGACCTCGAAGAGAACGGCATGGTGTGGATCGACCCGCCGGCCCCGATGAACAACACCTACGCGCTCGTGGTCACCCAGGAGACCGCCGACACCTACGGGCTGAAGGGGATCTCCGACTTCCTGGACATCCCCGCCGACGAGCGGTCGCTGTGCGTGGACACCGAGTACCACGACCGCTCCGACGGGCTGGCCCAGACGCGCGAGGACTACGGGATCACCACCGACGACCTCTCCGACTCCGACGTGCAGACCATGGACTCCGGCGTGGTGTACACCTCCGTCGCCGATGGCGAGTGCACCGTGGGCTCGGCCTACTCCACCGACGGCCGCATCAAGGCGCTGGGTCTGAAGATGCTGGAGGACGACCGGGACGTCTTCCCGATCTACAACCCGGCGATCACCGTCAAGGAGGAGTTCGCCGAGGAGTACCCGATGCTCGACGAGATCTTCGGCCCCATCGCCGAGAAGCTCGACACCGAGACCGTGACCGCCCTCAACGCCCAGGCCGACCAGGACGGCGACGACGTCGCCGACGTGGCCAAGGAGTGGCTGGTCGAGGAAGGCTTCCTCAAGGGGTAG